Proteins found in one Chlamydia pneumoniae TW-183 genomic segment:
- a CDS encoding FliI/YscN family ATPase produces MNHLNKEKLHIHNWQPYRACGLLSKVSGNLIEVDGLSACLGELCKISSTKDPNLLAEVIGFHNHTTLLMSLSPLHSVALGTEVLPLRRPPSLHLSDHLLGRVLDAFGNPIDKKEDLPKTHRKPLLSLPPSPMMRQPIDQIFPTGIKAIDAFLTLGKGQRIGVFSEPGSGKSSLLSAIALGSKSTINVIALIGERGREVREYIEKHSNALKQQRTIIIAAPAHETAPTKVIAGRAAMTIAEYFREQGHEVLFIMDSLSRWIAALQEVALARGETLSAHQYAASVFHHVSEFTERAGNNDKGSITALYAILYYPKHPDIFTDYLKSLLDGHFFLTSQGKALASPPIDILSSLSRSAQALALPHHYAAAERLRSLLKVYNEALDIIHLGAYTPGQDEELDKAVKLLPSIKAFLAQPLSSYCYLDNTLKQLEALADS; encoded by the coding sequence ATGAATCATCTAAATAAAGAAAAACTTCATATTCATAACTGGCAGCCCTACCGTGCCTGTGGTCTATTATCTAAGGTCTCTGGAAATCTTATTGAGGTCGATGGGCTCTCTGCATGCCTGGGGGAGCTCTGCAAAATTTCCTCAACCAAAGATCCGAATCTTCTTGCTGAAGTGATTGGCTTTCACAATCACACGACACTTCTCATGTCCCTATCTCCGTTACACTCTGTAGCTCTTGGAACAGAAGTCCTTCCTTTACGCCGCCCCCCCTCTCTACATCTCTCAGATCATCTTTTAGGGAGAGTCTTAGATGCTTTCGGCAACCCTATTGACAAGAAAGAGGACCTTCCTAAAACACATCGAAAACCTCTTCTGTCTCTACCGCCATCCCCTATGATGAGACAACCTATCGATCAGATCTTCCCTACAGGGATTAAAGCAATCGATGCATTTCTTACCTTAGGGAAAGGACAGCGTATTGGAGTTTTCTCTGAGCCAGGAAGTGGGAAGTCTTCACTGCTCTCAGCAATCGCTTTAGGATCAAAATCTACAATCAATGTGATTGCTTTAATTGGAGAGCGGGGACGCGAAGTCCGAGAATACATAGAGAAGCATAGCAATGCCCTGAAACAGCAGCGTACGATCATCATTGCAGCACCTGCCCATGAGACTGCACCAACAAAAGTAATCGCAGGGCGAGCGGCTATGACAATAGCAGAATATTTTCGAGAGCAAGGCCATGAAGTCTTATTTATTATGGACTCTTTATCCCGATGGATCGCTGCACTCCAAGAAGTCGCTTTAGCGCGAGGAGAAACACTCTCTGCGCACCAATATGCCGCCTCTGTCTTTCACCATGTATCTGAATTTACAGAACGTGCCGGAAACAATGACAAGGGGTCCATAACAGCTCTGTATGCGATTTTATATTACCCGAAGCATCCTGATATTTTTACAGACTATTTAAAATCGCTGTTGGATGGACACTTTTTCCTAACAAGCCAAGGTAAAGCCTTAGCCTCCCCCCCAATCGATATTTTATCAAGTCTTTCTCGGTCAGCACAAGCACTAGCACTTCCCCATCATTATGCAGCTGCAGAAAGACTTCGTTCACTACTTAAGGTATATAATGAAGCTTTAGATATCATTCATCTAGGAGCTTACACTCCCGGTCAAGATGAAGAGTTAGATAAAGCAGTGAAGCTCCTTCCCAGCATCAAAGCCTTCCTAGCGCAACCCTTGTCTAGTTACTGTTACTTAGACAATACATTAAAACAGCTCGAGGCATTAGCAGACTCATGA
- a CDS encoding FliH/SctL family protein produces the protein MTTPQSPGSLSQSHLPHPHDPWDTEPTSLPEDPNDKASQELHSLVHLFRKLSIHLLSEVEKTVQQLKPDLLELALLICEKFLYKKLENPQELALLLSTALQRHTTLRSLTPIKVFLHPEDLKTLTDWISTHELPMIKHAEFFPDTSCRRSGFKIETPNGILRQEISEELDHLLSVLTA, from the coding sequence GTGACAACACCACAATCTCCTGGTTCGCTTTCTCAATCTCACCTTCCTCATCCACATGATCCTTGGGATACAGAACCTACAAGTCTTCCCGAAGATCCGAATGATAAGGCAAGCCAAGAACTCCATTCGTTAGTTCATCTCTTTCGCAAGCTATCCATTCACCTACTTAGTGAAGTCGAAAAAACAGTACAACAGCTAAAACCCGACCTACTAGAACTGGCTCTTCTCATCTGTGAAAAATTTCTCTATAAGAAGCTAGAAAATCCTCAAGAACTGGCCCTGCTCCTCTCTACCGCGCTCCAAAGACATACGACATTAAGATCTCTGACTCCCATCAAAGTATTTCTCCATCCCGAGGATCTCAAAACACTTACAGATTGGATCTCCACCCACGAACTCCCCATGATTAAGCATGCTGAGTTTTTCCCTGACACTTCTTGTAGACGATCAGGATTCAAAATAGAAACCCCTAACGGAATTCTGAGACAAGAAATCAGCGAAGAACTAGACCATCTACTTTCTGTTTTGACAGCATGA
- a CDS encoding type III secretion system protein — translation MFFQNLAKKLTALGISPLGCLLIGGVVSCAILFGRSSNPSLAPTQVKTEKTSGNWLKLTQMGNPKLIESLTKKEQLEKDLTSFHPIASAKVAIALSTEDDVMSPLHLSVILTLRKEESLTPSLLFSITDYLCSSLPGLKREHISLSDNLGNLYIPESITVNSLFIHTLENYLGKIFPKEHFALAYHAKAEKPTLQLTLNENYIAHLTKEESEKIVAHTKHYLYQNYDDSYDIVIETLPFARLQNKKSFPAKVLIGSMILVISLMIVALASFYLARHAYERVSPEPRKIKRGINISKLLEIIQKESPEKIALILSYLDPKKAEALLNRLPEDLKHQVLKYKL, via the coding sequence GTGTTTTTTCAAAATTTGGCAAAAAAACTTACCGCTTTGGGGATTTCTCCCCTAGGATGCCTATTAATAGGTGGGGTGGTGAGTTGTGCTATTTTATTTGGAAGATCCTCGAACCCATCCTTAGCCCCTACTCAAGTTAAAACAGAAAAAACTTCTGGCAATTGGCTGAAGCTCACACAAATGGGGAACCCCAAGCTCATAGAATCTCTAACAAAAAAAGAGCAGTTAGAAAAAGATCTGACCTCCTTCCATCCCATTGCATCTGCAAAAGTTGCCATTGCTCTGTCTACAGAAGATGACGTCATGTCTCCTCTGCATCTCTCTGTCATTCTTACTTTAAGAAAAGAAGAGTCCCTAACTCCTTCACTACTCTTCTCAATTACAGACTATCTATGCAGCAGTCTTCCTGGGTTGAAACGAGAACATATATCCCTATCTGACAACTTAGGGAACCTCTATATTCCTGAATCTATAACTGTAAATTCTCTGTTCATCCATACATTAGAAAATTACCTGGGGAAAATTTTCCCCAAGGAACACTTTGCTCTTGCGTATCACGCAAAAGCAGAGAAGCCCACATTACAGCTCACTTTAAATGAAAATTATATTGCTCATTTAACCAAAGAAGAATCCGAAAAGATTGTAGCCCATACTAAACACTACCTCTATCAAAACTATGACGACTCCTATGATATTGTCATAGAAACCCTCCCTTTCGCTCGTTTACAGAATAAAAAATCGTTCCCAGCAAAAGTTCTAATCGGGAGTATGATTCTTGTCATAAGCTTGATGATTGTTGCTTTAGCTAGTTTCTACCTCGCAAGACACGCTTATGAGAGAGTCTCCCCCGAACCTAGGAAAATAAAACGAGGCATAAATATCTCAAAGCTGTTAGAGATTATACAAAAGGAATCTCCAGAAAAAATAGCTTTAATTCTTTCGTACCTGGACCCTAAGAAAGCAGAAGCCTTATTAAACAGATTACCCGAAGATCTCAAACATCAAGTGCTGAAATATAAACTTTAA
- a CDS encoding NifU family protein: MTLPLEPMIFWSSLSAKVMKKFLTPHCAGTFSEEDAEAKEAHLVTGKQGHRLMGNCVTFYWLVDKKNGVILDAKFQYFGHPYLIPLAEAVCNLVCGKSYGEAYKMTLDDIDKSLRVHAHQPALPEDSISLYHFVIDALDTAVEQCLEIPLEDGSLPLQNSPMNLDFEDANPYSQSDWEALTHEQKLYALRATIAEKIGPYIAMDGGEVTVESLENFIVTIAYSGNCSGCPSSLGSTLNSIGQLLRAYIYPELQVKVDESSLNLSHP; encoded by the coding sequence ATGACCCTACCTCTAGAACCAATGATTTTTTGGTCCTCGCTATCAGCAAAAGTTATGAAAAAATTCCTTACACCACATTGTGCGGGCACGTTTTCTGAAGAGGATGCTGAAGCTAAAGAAGCACATCTGGTCACTGGAAAACAGGGGCACAGACTGATGGGCAACTGCGTCACTTTTTATTGGCTTGTGGATAAGAAAAATGGCGTAATCCTGGATGCAAAATTCCAATACTTTGGTCACCCTTATCTAATCCCACTAGCGGAGGCTGTCTGCAATCTTGTTTGTGGGAAAAGCTATGGCGAAGCTTACAAGATGACTCTTGATGATATTGATAAATCCTTACGCGTACACGCACACCAACCCGCTCTTCCTGAAGATAGCATCTCGCTATACCATTTTGTTATTGATGCCTTAGATACAGCTGTTGAGCAATGTCTTGAAATCCCCTTAGAGGATGGCTCGCTTCCTTTGCAAAATTCTCCCATGAACCTTGATTTCGAAGACGCGAATCCCTATAGCCAGAGTGATTGGGAAGCTCTCACTCACGAACAAAAGCTCTATGCTCTTCGCGCTACAATAGCAGAAAAAATCGGCCCTTACATTGCTATGGACGGAGGTGAAGTAACTGTAGAATCCCTAGAAAACTTTATTGTCACAATTGCCTATTCTGGGAATTGTTCTGGATGTCCTTCGTCATTAGGATCTACTTTAAATTCCATAGGGCAGCTCCTAAGAGCCTATATCTACCCTGAACTTCAAGTGAAGGTAGATGAATCATCATTAAATCTTTCTCACCCGTAG
- a CDS encoding aminotransferase class V-fold PLP-dependent enzyme, with product MEKPQNRKAPRIFWLNNQVAIPPSERVKESYALHSDIFSLPPGSALKLAEKTEESIRQLVGLKDSHIFRFVPHFPHVVHIVLAALVENLSMFQGRNHIILPAHDQQLLINSLCRHQGLGTTYDWVTVNHEGRIVEEQLIETLSPRSLLFSLSAAHGLTGVIQPLDPLLSLCKDRRILLHLDISDILGRAPLTPEILNADIITFSSAALGGMGSIGGIFIRKSLERVFSSWFPPHTSASLCFSAVAAMQTACEERISALPLFTFHTSNLCKKLIQELQSVLPSIQLAFSEVQNRLPNIVVAAIPDIPAESLAFHLHQQGIYPSLGYERFQPLAQVLQNCGISPFLCHSALHFSLTERSKDLEFSKLARAMHDAIKHLTPLLGSSS from the coding sequence ATGGAAAAACCACAAAATCGAAAAGCACCCAGAATTTTTTGGTTAAACAACCAAGTCGCTATTCCTCCTTCTGAGCGGGTTAAAGAAAGTTATGCCCTACACTCGGACATATTTTCTCTACCCCCCGGCTCCGCGTTAAAATTAGCTGAGAAAACAGAGGAGAGTATCCGACAGTTGGTCGGATTGAAAGACTCTCATATTTTTCGTTTTGTCCCTCATTTCCCTCATGTGGTTCATATAGTCCTGGCAGCCCTTGTAGAAAATCTGTCCATGTTTCAAGGAAGAAATCACATCATTCTTCCTGCTCATGATCAACAGCTTTTAATTAATAGCCTATGTCGCCATCAAGGACTCGGAACTACCTATGACTGGGTAACAGTAAATCACGAAGGTAGGATTGTTGAAGAACAGCTTATAGAAACCTTGAGTCCACGTAGTTTGTTATTCTCACTATCTGCAGCTCATGGATTGACAGGGGTAATCCAACCCTTAGATCCTCTGCTCTCCTTATGCAAAGACCGCAGAATCCTCCTTCACTTGGATATTTCTGACATTTTAGGAAGAGCTCCTCTAACTCCTGAGATCCTCAACGCTGACATCATTACTTTCTCTTCAGCAGCTCTTGGAGGTATGGGCTCTATCGGGGGGATCTTCATTCGTAAATCTTTAGAGAGGGTCTTTTCTTCCTGGTTTCCACCTCACACTTCAGCATCTTTATGTTTCAGTGCGGTGGCAGCAATGCAAACTGCGTGTGAAGAACGTATTTCCGCTCTTCCGCTTTTCACATTCCACACCTCCAATTTGTGTAAAAAGCTAATTCAAGAGTTACAAAGCGTCCTCCCCTCAATCCAATTGGCATTTTCCGAGGTCCAGAACCGATTACCTAATATCGTTGTTGCTGCAATTCCTGACATCCCAGCAGAGAGTCTTGCCTTCCATCTCCACCAGCAAGGCATCTATCCATCCTTAGGATACGAGAGATTCCAGCCCCTAGCTCAAGTGTTACAAAATTGTGGGATCTCCCCGTTCTTATGTCACAGTGCCTTACATTTCTCTCTTACAGAAAGAAGTAAAGACCTCGAGTTTTCCAAACTTGCTCGTGCCATGCATGATGCCATTAAGCATCTTACCCCTTTACTTGGAAGTTCCTCATGA
- a CDS encoding 2,3-bisphosphoglycerate-dependent phosphoglycerate mutase, whose protein sequence is MALLILLRHGQSVWNEKNLFSGWVDIPLSQQGIEEAFSAGRAIQNLPIDCIFTSTLVRSLMTALLAMTNHHSKKIPYIVHEDPKAKEMSRIYSAEEENNMIPLYQSSALNERMYGELQGKNKKQTAEQFGEERVKLWRRSYKTAPPQGESLYDTKQRTLPYFEKNILPQLQNGKNVFVSAHGNSLRSLIMDLEKLSEEEVLSLELPTGKPVVYQWKNHKIEKHPEFFG, encoded by the coding sequence ATGGCTCTTCTTATTTTATTACGTCATGGACAATCTGTATGGAATGAAAAAAATTTATTTTCTGGATGGGTAGACATTCCTTTAAGCCAACAGGGAATTGAAGAGGCTTTTTCCGCAGGAAGAGCTATTCAAAATTTGCCTATAGACTGCATCTTTACCTCTACCTTAGTACGTAGTCTGATGACCGCCTTACTCGCCATGACAAATCATCACTCTAAGAAGATCCCCTATATTGTTCATGAAGATCCCAAAGCAAAAGAGATGTCGAGGATCTACAGTGCGGAAGAAGAAAACAATATGATTCCTCTCTATCAATCTAGTGCCCTCAACGAAAGAATGTACGGCGAACTTCAAGGAAAAAATAAAAAACAAACAGCCGAACAGTTCGGAGAAGAGCGGGTCAAGCTGTGGAGGCGCAGCTACAAAACAGCTCCTCCTCAGGGAGAAAGCCTCTATGATACGAAACAAAGGACCTTGCCTTACTTTGAAAAAAATATTTTGCCTCAACTGCAAAATGGAAAAAACGTTTTTGTTTCTGCGCACGGAAATTCCTTACGCTCTTTGATTATGGATCTAGAAAAATTAAGTGAAGAAGAGGTACTATCTTTAGAATTACCGACGGGAAAACCAGTTGTATATCAATGGAAAAACCACAAAATCGAAAAGCACCCAGAATTTTTTGGTTAA
- a CDS encoding pseudouridine synthase → MTKVRLNKFLASAGVASRRKCDEIIFSGSVTVNGRVAEGPFVLVDPEDKVQVGGTSVHLTKKVYFMVHKAIGYLCSSEKKFPGTKLVIDLFAHLPYRVFTVGRLDKETSGLILVTNDGEFANKIIHPSSGITKEYLLKVSRDVSAKDLGKLMEGTFIDGKHVRPVSVTKIRRGTVKIVVSEGKKHEIRLFADAAGLPILELKRIRIGSLVLGGLRYGEYRELTDAELGTYMKLSD, encoded by the coding sequence GTGACAAAAGTTCGTCTTAATAAATTTTTAGCTTCTGCGGGAGTTGCTTCTCGAAGGAAGTGTGATGAAATTATTTTTTCTGGATCCGTGACTGTGAATGGTCGTGTTGCTGAGGGTCCCTTTGTTCTTGTAGATCCAGAAGATAAAGTACAGGTGGGAGGAACCTCTGTTCATCTCACTAAGAAAGTATATTTCATGGTGCATAAAGCTATCGGGTATCTGTGTTCTTCTGAGAAGAAGTTTCCTGGAACTAAGTTGGTGATCGATCTTTTCGCACATCTTCCCTACCGTGTGTTTACTGTGGGACGTTTGGATAAAGAGACCTCCGGATTAATCTTAGTGACTAATGATGGGGAATTTGCAAATAAAATCATTCACCCCTCCTCAGGAATTACCAAAGAGTATCTTCTAAAAGTTAGCCGCGATGTCTCTGCAAAAGATTTGGGAAAATTAATGGAGGGGACTTTCATAGACGGCAAACATGTGCGTCCTGTCTCTGTGACTAAAATTCGTCGTGGTACAGTAAAGATCGTCGTGAGTGAAGGGAAAAAACACGAGATCCGGTTGTTTGCAGATGCTGCAGGACTTCCTATTTTAGAGCTAAAGCGTATCCGTATAGGGAGTTTGGTTTTAGGAGGCTTGCGTTATGGCGAATATCGCGAGCTTACAGATGCGGAACTCGGGACCTACATGAAATTGTCTGACTAA
- a CDS encoding biotin--[acetyl-CoA-carboxylase] ligase, whose protein sequence is MKVIYYEIEEIPSTNTMAKSYMHLWDPYALTVISTKCQTAGTGKFGKSWKSSKGDLLNTFCFFITDLHIDVSRLFRLGTEAVVALCKDLGITEAKIKWPNDVLVHGEKLCGVLPETLPVEGLLGVVLGIGLNGNTTKQALKDVGQPATSLQEILGHPIDLETTRELLIHHLLGVLQENLPDSLATKSNRGNI, encoded by the coding sequence ATGAAAGTTATTTATTACGAAATAGAAGAAATTCCCTCCACGAACACAATGGCAAAATCCTATATGCATTTGTGGGATCCTTATGCATTAACTGTAATCTCCACAAAATGTCAAACTGCGGGCACAGGAAAATTTGGTAAAAGCTGGAAATCTTCAAAGGGGGATCTTCTTAATACCTTCTGTTTTTTTATTACAGACCTCCACATCGATGTATCACGTCTCTTTCGCTTAGGCACAGAAGCTGTTGTTGCCTTATGTAAGGATTTAGGAATTACAGAAGCAAAAATAAAATGGCCTAACGATGTCCTGGTTCATGGAGAAAAGCTCTGTGGAGTTCTTCCAGAGACTCTCCCTGTAGAAGGACTTCTTGGAGTCGTTCTTGGGATCGGCCTCAATGGCAATACTACGAAACAAGCTTTAAAAGATGTCGGACAACCTGCAACATCCCTTCAAGAGATTCTTGGCCATCCCATAGACCTTGAGACTACCAGGGAGCTTCTTATACACCATCTCCTAGGAGTGTTGCAGGAGAATCTTCCCGATAGCTTAGCTACTAAATCGAATCGAGGGAACATCTAA
- a CDS encoding FtsW/RodA/SpoVE family cell cycle protein yields MRYHKYFRYVNSWVFLVVLTLMLLSVVVISSMDPTAMLVTSSKGLLTNKSIMQLRHFALGWVVFFICAYFDYHLFKRWAWVLYFFMICALVGLFFVPSVQNVHRWYRIPFIHMSVQPSEYGKLVIVIMLSYILESRKADITSKTTAFLACLVVALPFFLILKEPDLGTALVLCPVTLTIFYLSNVHSLLVKFCTVVATIGIIGSLLIFSGIVSHQKVKPYALKVIKEYQYERLSPSNHHQRASLISIGLGGIRGRGWKTGEFAGRGWLPYGYTDSVFSALGEEFGLLGLLFTLGLFYCLICFGCRTVAVATDDFGKLLAAGITVYLAMHVLINISMMCGLLPITGVPLILISYGGSSVISTMASLGVLQSIYSHRFAKY; encoded by the coding sequence ATGAGATATCATAAATATTTTCGGTATGTGAATTCTTGGGTTTTTCTTGTCGTACTTACCTTAATGCTATTAAGTGTTGTGGTCATTTCTTCAATGGATCCTACAGCGATGCTGGTGACCTCCTCCAAAGGCCTCTTGACCAATAAAAGTATCATGCAGCTCAGGCATTTCGCTCTAGGATGGGTCGTTTTTTTTATCTGTGCCTACTTCGATTATCACTTATTTAAACGATGGGCATGGGTACTCTACTTTTTCATGATTTGTGCTCTCGTGGGCCTTTTTTTTGTTCCGTCAGTCCAAAATGTCCATAGATGGTACCGTATTCCTTTCATCCATATGAGCGTACAGCCCTCAGAATATGGAAAGCTTGTGATCGTGATAATGCTCAGTTATATCTTGGAATCCCGAAAAGCAGATATTACATCGAAAACAACAGCATTCCTTGCTTGCTTAGTTGTCGCACTTCCGTTCTTTCTAATTTTAAAAGAGCCTGATTTAGGAACCGCATTAGTCTTATGTCCTGTGACATTGACGATTTTCTATTTAAGTAATGTCCATTCTTTACTAGTAAAATTTTGTACAGTGGTCGCTACCATCGGAATTATAGGCTCGTTATTGATTTTTTCAGGAATCGTCTCACATCAGAAAGTGAAACCCTATGCTCTGAAAGTCATCAAGGAATATCAATACGAGCGACTCAGCCCGTCAAATCATCACCAACGCGCGTCTCTCATTTCTATAGGGCTGGGAGGAATTCGAGGTCGTGGATGGAAAACTGGGGAGTTTGCAGGTCGTGGATGGCTACCCTACGGCTACACAGACTCTGTATTCTCGGCATTAGGAGAGGAATTCGGGTTGCTGGGGCTACTCTTTACTCTAGGGCTATTTTATTGTCTTATCTGTTTTGGTTGTCGAACTGTTGCAGTCGCCACTGATGACTTTGGAAAACTCCTCGCTGCTGGCATTACCGTATACCTAGCGATGCACGTCTTAATCAATATTAGCATGATGTGCGGGCTGCTACCTATCACAGGAGTCCCTCTGATTCTAATTTCCTATGGGGGCTCTTCGGTAATCTCTAC